Genomic window (Planococcus sp. MSAK28401):
CGACCATGTACCGGTATGGTATATGCGACAGGCTGGGCGTTCACAGCCGGAATACCGCAAGATCAAAGAAAAATATTCATTGGAGGAAATTACGCACCAGCCGGAACTTTGCGCTTACGTCACGAAACTGCCGGTCGACCAATACGGCGTCGACGCAGCGATTCTTTACAAAGACATCGTGACACCGCTTCCAGCAATCGGGGTGGACGTCAAGATCAAAGGCGGCGTCGGGCCGGTCATCAGCAATCCGATTCGCACAAAAGCGGACATCGACCGCCTCGGGGAAATCAATCCAGAGCAGGATGTCGACTATGTTTTAAAAACAATTAAATTGCTGACAGAAGAGCAATTGAACGTACCGCTCATCGGTTTCTCGGGCGCGCCATTCACTTTGGCGAGCTATATGATCGAAGGCGGCCCTTCGAAGAGCTATAACAAAACAAAAGCGATGATGGTATCAGAACCGGAAATGTGGTTTGCGCTCATGGACAAACTGGCAGACACGATCATTCCTTACGTGAAAGCACAGATCCACGCCGGCGCAAAAGCGATCCAGATTTTCGACTCATGGGTTGGCGCATTGAATGTGGAAGATTACCGCATTTTCATCAAGCCGGTCATGGACCGCATTTTCAAGGAAATCGGCGAAGAAGGCGTACCGATGACAATATTCGGTGTCGGCGCGAGCCATCTGGCGAACGAATGGCATGAACTGCCGGTAGATGTGGTTGGACTGGATTGGCGTTTGCCGATCACCGAAGCGCGCGAAAGAGGCTTGACGAAAGCCTTGATGGGCAACTTCGACCCGTCTTATTTGCTGGCGGATTGGTCTGTCATTGAAGAACGCACGAAAAAAATCTTGGATATGGGCATGCAAAATGATGGCTATATCTTCAACCTTGGGCATGGGGTCTTCCCGGAAGTGCAGCCGGACACGCTGAAGCGTCTGACGGCATTTGTCCATGAGTATAGTGCAGCACACAAACAACAGAACTAACAAATCTTTGACGAGGTGATTGTGATGAAAAAGACAATGGGATTATTGGTAATGGCGTATGGCACGCCGTATTCTGAAGATGACATCGAGCGCTACTACACGCATATCCGCCGCGGCCGCAAGCCGAGCGAAGAAGCGTTGCAGGATTTGAAAGACCGCTACAAAGCGATCGGCGGCATTTCACCGCTGGCTAGAATCACGGAAGACCAAGCGAATGGCTTGTGTGACCGTTTGAACGAATTGCAGGATGACATCGAGTTCAAAATGTACCTCGGCTTGAAGCATATCGAGCCATTCGTGGAAGACGGCGTGGAAGAGATGAAAAAAGACGGCATCGAAGAAGCGATTTCAATCGTCCTTGCGCCGCATTTCTCAACATTCTCCGTTAAATCTTACAACGGCCGTGCAAAAGAAACAGCCGACAAGCTTGGCATTAAGCTGACTTCAGTAGAAAGCTGGTATACAGAGCCGAAATTCATCCAATTCTGGAGCGAAAAAGTAAGCGCGGCATTTGCTGAAATGTCAGAACAAGAACGCGCGAAATCCTGCCTGATCGTCTCTGCGCATTCCTTACCGGAGAAAATTATTGCGAATGGCGACCCGTACCCAGATCAATTGAAAGAAACCGCGGACTTGATCGCCCAAGCGGCGGGCGTTGAAAACTATGAAATCGGCTGGCAAAGTGCCGGGCAGACGCCAGAGCCATGGATCGGGCCAGACGTCCAGGATTTGACGCGCGAGCTGCATGAAGAAAAAGGTTATAACTCGTTCGTCTACACGCCAGTAGGCTTTATCACCGATCATTTGGAAGTCCTGTACGATAACGACTATGAATGCAAAGTCGTCTGCGATGAAATTGGCGCGGCTTACCGCCGTCCGGAAATGCCGAACGTCGATCCATTGTTTATCGATGGTATGGCCAATGTCGTCTTGAATAAATTAAACGAAAACTGATCCTGGCGAAACCGCCTAGGATGGGAGCTTTCAAGCAATAAACCGTTAATAAAACGCCGCTCGGCAGTCAACTGCGGCGGCGTTTTATCAATGAATGGGCAGAAATTGCGGCAAGTAGGAGCAATTTCTGCCCAGCACGAGGAGGAAATCACATGAAAAAATGGATCGTTTTGCTGCTGGTGCTGCTGTTGGCGGCATGCGGCGAAGAAGATTCATCGGCTGGTGCGGGCGAAATGCCGCAGGAAGTGAAAGTCGAGTTCAATACAGAAGAAACCGCCGACCCGGGCGAAGAAGTGCTGCTATCTGCCACCATTACACAAGGCACAGAAGCGGTGGAAGATGCAGATGAAGTGGTCTTTGAAGTGTGGCAATCAGGAGCTCGCGAAAACAGCGAAATGTTGGAAGCAACTCATACGCAAGATGGCATTTATGAACATAGCTGGACTGTCGAAGAAGAAGGGCTGTATTTCATCCAAGCCCATACAACAGCCCGCCGCATGCATGTCATGCCAAAAATGGAATTGACAGCAGGCGATCCGGATCCAGAATCGATTGTGCCTGACGATAGCGAAGATTCAGATGCCATGGAGAAGATGGGGCATTGATTTTTTCCGTCCCTGCCACTGTTGCACAACAGCTGGAAGACAAGGCATAAAAAAACGGCCGGAGAATTTCTCCGGCCGTTTTGTCTGTTTAGATTTCGTTGCAGGTCTGGCAGTGATTGCCGTAGCACTCGTGCTGCTCTTCGATTTTCTCTCCGCAAGTGGCACACTGTTTCGGGGGCAAGTTCTTGAAGAATTCGACTACGTTCTCAATCATTTCTACCAGCTCCTTTTTGTTATAGTACTGTAAGTGATAAACACAGTGTATTATAACAGTTTAGATCCGTCAACCCTCAACCGTGATTATTTTTAAAAATTCCGTTAAAATAAAGACAGTCAATAGTAAAAAAGGAGAGAGATCATGTATTTCGTAGATAACAAAGGCATCACAGATCCGCGCATCAACCTTGCCATCGAGGAGTATTTATTGAAAACGATGGATGTCGACCAGAATCCATTCCTGCTGTTCTATATCAACGAACCATCCATTATCATCGGAAAAAACCAGAACACGGCAGAAGAAATCAATACCGATTATGTTGATTCGAACGGCATTCACGTCGTGCGCCGGCTTTCAGGCGGCGGGGCCGTGTATCATGACCACGGCAATCTGAACTTCAGCTTTATCACGAAGGATGACGGCAATAGTTTCCGTGATTTCCGCAAGTTCACGGAACCGGTCGTTAAAGCCTTGCAGGACATGGGCGTCAATGCTGAGCTTTCAGGGCGCAACGACTTGCTCGCAGAAGGCCGAAAGATTTCCGGCAATGCCCAGTTCGCGACAAGAGGACGCATGTTCAGCCACGGCACGTTGCTATTCGATACGAAGATGGATGAAGTTGTATCGGCTTTGAAGGTCAATAAAGAAAAAATCGAGTCGAAAGGCATCAAATCGATTCGCAGCCGCGTGGCGAACATTTCGGAATTTCTCGACCAGGAAATGTCGGTGGAACAATTCCGTGAAGCCGTGCTGCATTCAATTTTTGCTGGTGAAGAAAATGTCCGTTTCTGGGAACTCACCGATGAAGACTGGAACAATATCCATGAACTGTCGAAAGAACGATACGCGAATTGGGACTGGAACTACGGCAAATCACCGAAGTTCAATATTAAGCAATCTCACCGTTTCCCGGTTGGCGGCATCGATGTTCGCCTGCAAGTGGAAAAAGGCACCGTACAGGAAGCGCATATTTATGGCGATTTCTTCGGTGTTGGCGATGTATCAGAAATCGAACAGGCGATCACCGGCGTGAAATACGAACGCGCTGCACTTGCTGAAGCAATCGAAGAGATCGACATCCCGAAATTGCTCGGAGGGATCACGACAGAAGATTTCCTCAAGTTGATTTATTAAGATTTTCTGTAGAGCCTGCTTTCGAGCAGGCTCTTTTGTTAGAATAGAAGGAAATGGAAGGGGGAGTAAGTATGGGTGAACAGCGGATATTCATTGTCGAAGATGATGCGAAGATCGCTTCGCTATTATCGGATACATTGCGCAAATATCATTACCAGGTGGAAACTGCGAAAGACTTTGACCGCATATTGGAGGAATTCGCTGCCTTTGACCCCCATTTGATTCTTTTGGACATCAATTTGCCTTCTTATGATGGGTATTACTGGTGCCGGCAGTTGAGGCAGCAGACAACTTGCCCGATTTTGTTCATTTCTGCCAGATCAGGCGAAATGGATCAGGTGTTTGCACTTGAAAACGGCGGCGATGATTTCATTACGAAACCTTTCCACTATGAAATCGTCCTTGCAAAAATAAGAAGTCATTTAAGAAGGGCTTATGGGGAATATGCACCGAAACAAGAAGAGCGAACAGTTCGTGCAGGACGGCTCGTTTTATATATGGAGCGGCTCGAATTGCATTGCCGGGAAGCGGAAATCCCGCTCCAGAAAAAAGAAAGCACTATTTTGGAACTGTTGATTACCGCGCATCCCAAAGTGGTGACGCGTGAGCAATTGCTAGAAGAGCTATGGGATGACCAGGCGTTCGTCGATGAAAATACATTGAATGTCAATATGGCCCGCGTGCGCAAGAAGTTGACGGATTACGGCATCCAGAGTTTCATTGAAACGGTTCGCGGTGCTGGTTACCGGCTGATTCTTGGCAGGGAGGAACAATGATGCTGCGTTTATTCTTGCGTGAATACGCCGCATTTATCGTCTTTCAGATCTTGCTCGTAGGATTCATCCTCATGCTTTACTGGCTCGATGGATTCCGCAATACGGATACGGCCGTCTATTCATTCATCATCAGCTTATTGCTGTTGGCCAGTTTTCTCGGTGTCCGCTTTGCGATGCGCTACCGTTATTACGAGCGCCTGCTGAGCAACCCGCCGAATATGGAGCATGCTTTGCAGCGGGAAGGGCGTTCACCGGAAACGGTGCAGACGGAATTGTATATGCAAAAACTGTACCGCCTGTATCAATACGAAGTGCAGTCGCTTTATGCGGGGCAAACTCGCCATCTGCAATTCATCAACCAATGGGTGCACCAGATGAAGACACCGCTATCTGTCATGCACCTGTTACTGCAGGAGCCGGAAGAACTGGATAAGGCAAGCATCCGTGAAGAAGTGGATCGTTTGCGTGCAGGGCTCGACACGGTATTGATGAACGCCCGCCTCGATACATTTGAGCAGGATATGCAGATCGAGCAAGCGTCGCTGCGCGGCATGGTGTCCGAAATGGTCACGGAAAACAAACGCTTGTTCATCTCGCGCCGCGTCTATCCGGAAATCGACATCGAAGAACGCTACCAAGTGGCGACAGACCGCAAATGGATGAAATTTATCATTGGCCAATTACTGACGAATGCGGTGAAATACACATTCGAAGAAAACAAGAAACTGTATATCCGGGCCAGCTGTCTAGAAGGCACCATTACCTTATCGGTGCAGGATGAAGGCATCGGGATCCCGCCATCGGATTTGCCGCGCGTTACCAAGGCCTTCTTTACGGGAGAGAATGGGCGCCTGAGCGGCGAATCGACCGGGATGGGGCTGTATCTGGCCCAGGAAGTATGCAACCGGCTTGGGCATGAGCTGGAAATCACGTCATCGCCCGGAGAAGGGACGACCGTATCGATCGTCTTTCCTTATCAGGAACAGAATGTAGGGGGATCAACATGACCGTAGTGAAAATCGATGAAGTGACCAAAGTCTATGAAGGAAAAGTGACGCATCGCGCGTTGAACCAATTAAGCTTCGAAGTGGAAAAAGGGGAATTCCTCGCAGTGATGGGCCCTTCCGGAAGCGGCAAGACGACGCTGTTGAACTTGATATCGACAATCGATTCATTGACTTCTGGCACGATCCTCATCAATGGCATCAATCCGCATTCTTTGGATAAAGATGAGCTGCCGCTGTTTAGGCGGCGCCAGCTCGGGTTTGTGTTCCAAGATTTCAATTTGCTGCAGATGCTGACCGTGGAAGAAAATTTGGTGCTGCCGCTGACGCTTGACGGCATGCCAATCAAAGAAATGGAGAGCCGCGTCCAGGAATTGGCGGCGCGGCTCCAGTTGCAGCCGTTTCTCCATAAGAAGCCGAATGAAATTTCCGGCGGGGAAGCGCAGCGCACGGCGATCGGCCGTGCGCTCATCCATCGCCCGGCGCTCATACTCGCGGACGAACCGACCGGCAATCTCGATTCGAAAGCTTCGAAGGATGTGCTCGAGCTATTGAGCGGCTTGAGCCGCGAGGAAGGGACGACGATCATCATGGTGACGCACGACCCGATCGCTGCGAGCTATTGCGACCGTGTTCTGTTCATCAAAGACGGTGAATTCTTCAATGAAATTTATGGGGATGACCGCCGCCAAACCTTCTACCAAAAGATTCTCAACGTGTTATCTCTATTGGGAGGCTCCGTCAATGACCTTTCGCCAACTCGCCTTCCGTAACGTTTTCAGGAATTTGAGAAGCTATGCAGCCTTCCTATTGGCCAGCGTCTTTTCGGTTATGGTGTTCTTCATCTATTCGATGTTCATCTTTCATCCGTTATTCGAAGAAGAAGGTTTCCGTGTATTGGCAGTGCGCGGCATGTTCATCGCGGAAATTGTACTGTATATTTTCACGCTGTTCTTCTTGTTCTATTCCTTGAGCGCATTTTTGCAGGCGCGGACAAAAGAGTTCGGCGTCTTGATGCATCTCGGGATGAGCAAAAAGCAGCTCAATAAATTGGTTTTTTTCGAGACGATGATACTCGGCGGCCTGTCGACAGCGGCAGGGATCGTCTTCGGGTTCGCGTTCACGAAATTCTTTTTCATGGTTGGCCGCGAAATCATGCAGTTGGAGGAATTGCCGCTGTATTTCTCCTGGAAGCCATTCGTTCTGACCATTGGCGCATTTGCCAGTTTGTTCATCATCATCTCGCTCATCAGCGTGTCTTTTATCCGCACGAAGCGCGTTGTCGATTTGTTGGAGGGCTTCTGGAAAACCGAAGAGGAAGCGGCGTATTCACCGGCTTTATCGGCGTTCGGATTGGTGCTTTTGGGCGTTGCGTATTTTCTGGCGGCGACGGTGTCCGACCGTACCGTTTACATCATGGTGTTCATCGTCCCGCCGCTTGCGACGATCGGCACGTATTTGTTTTTCACGCATTCGATTCATACTTTCCTTCAATTGTATAAGAAGCGGCGCAGTATCTATTGGCACAAAACACGGCTCGTGTCGCTTGCTGAAGCGGCGGTTAAGTTAAAAGACAGCGCGCAAATGTTCTTCATCGTGACCATCGTCTCGACCGTTGCCTTTCTGACGGTCGGCACGCTTGCCTCGTTCACTTCCTATACAGCGGAGTTCCGGCAAAGCAATCCGCTCGGTTTGATTTATGTTTCTTTTGAAGGCAATTCACTCGAAGAGCAGCAACTGGACCAGTTGAGGCGTGAACTCAAACAGCAGCAGCTCGCTTACACGCTCGTGCCTTTGGAAGTGAAGCGGCAGACATCGAGCGCAAGCGGCAATGACGTCGACATCATGTCCTTGTCCCAGTTCAACCGCCTCGCCGCAGCGCTCGGCCATGAACCCGCGAGGCTTCAAACCGGCGAAGCGATGTTCGTGCCGTTTTCACAGGAATCGCTCCGTGAGCTGCAGAAAAGTTATGCAGAAACGGAATTGGTGGAAAGTGGGGTGGAGCTGACGATCGACCGGACCTATCCGCAAATCCTGTTTCCGGCGCATACCTTGAATGCCAATACGATCATTATGAACAATGAAGATTTTGCAGAAGTCGATGAACCTTTGACGGGCTATCCGCAAGGTACATCGGATTTCCGTTATTATGCCTTCCATGTGCCGGATTGGACCGAGACTGTCTCGATTGGTGAAAACGTCCGCTACCCAATCAGCGAGGCGATGGTCAGCGGAAATTTTGCCGGACTTAATTATTATTTCGAGAATCCGGGCTACGAATACCGCTGGTTCAAATCCTCTTTTGCGTTGTTATTGTTCATCGGCTTGATGGTGGCGGCTGTGTTCTTGCTGGCTGCCGGAAGTTTCATTTATTTCAAGTTGTATACCGGGCTTGAGCGCGACCGCAGGCAATACCAATTGATGGTGCGTCTCGGGATGACGGAGCGGGAACTTGGCAAAATTGTCAACCGACAGCTCGTTCCACTGTTTTTCCTGCCTTGGGCGCTCGCGCTTCTTCACAGTGCTTTTGCGTTCATTTCACTTCAAGTGGTGTGGGATGAGTTTGCGGAGCTGTCGATTTTGTCCGAGATGGCGATTGTGCTTGGCGGTTTCACGCTCATGCAGA
Coding sequences:
- the hemE gene encoding uroporphyrinogen decarboxylase, which encodes MTFNDTYLRAARGEKTDHVPVWYMRQAGRSQPEYRKIKEKYSLEEITHQPELCAYVTKLPVDQYGVDAAILYKDIVTPLPAIGVDVKIKGGVGPVISNPIRTKADIDRLGEINPEQDVDYVLKTIKLLTEEQLNVPLIGFSGAPFTLASYMIEGGPSKSYNKTKAMMVSEPEMWFALMDKLADTIIPYVKAQIHAGAKAIQIFDSWVGALNVEDYRIFIKPVMDRIFKEIGEEGVPMTIFGVGASHLANEWHELPVDVVGLDWRLPITEARERGLTKALMGNFDPSYLLADWSVIEERTKKILDMGMQNDGYIFNLGHGVFPEVQPDTLKRLTAFVHEYSAAHKQQN
- the hemH gene encoding ferrochelatase, whose amino-acid sequence is MMKKTMGLLVMAYGTPYSEDDIERYYTHIRRGRKPSEEALQDLKDRYKAIGGISPLARITEDQANGLCDRLNELQDDIEFKMYLGLKHIEPFVEDGVEEMKKDGIEEAISIVLAPHFSTFSVKSYNGRAKETADKLGIKLTSVESWYTEPKFIQFWSEKVSAAFAEMSEQERAKSCLIVSAHSLPEKIIANGDPYPDQLKETADLIAQAAGVENYEIGWQSAGQTPEPWIGPDVQDLTRELHEEKGYNSFVYTPVGFITDHLEVLYDNDYECKVVCDEIGAAYRRPEMPNVDPLFIDGMANVVLNKLNEN
- a CDS encoding FixH family protein → MKKWIVLLLVLLLAACGEEDSSAGAGEMPQEVKVEFNTEETADPGEEVLLSATITQGTEAVEDADEVVFEVWQSGARENSEMLEATHTQDGIYEHSWTVEEEGLYFIQAHTTARRMHVMPKMELTAGDPDPESIVPDDSEDSDAMEKMGH
- the yhfH gene encoding protein YhfH; protein product: MIENVVEFFKNLPPKQCATCGEKIEEQHECYGNHCQTCNEI
- a CDS encoding lipoate--protein ligase codes for the protein MYFVDNKGITDPRINLAIEEYLLKTMDVDQNPFLLFYINEPSIIIGKNQNTAEEINTDYVDSNGIHVVRRLSGGGAVYHDHGNLNFSFITKDDGNSFRDFRKFTEPVVKALQDMGVNAELSGRNDLLAEGRKISGNAQFATRGRMFSHGTLLFDTKMDEVVSALKVNKEKIESKGIKSIRSRVANISEFLDQEMSVEQFREAVLHSIFAGEENVRFWELTDEDWNNIHELSKERYANWDWNYGKSPKFNIKQSHRFPVGGIDVRLQVEKGTVQEAHIYGDFFGVGDVSEIEQAITGVKYERAALAEAIEEIDIPKLLGGITTEDFLKLIY
- a CDS encoding response regulator transcription factor; the protein is MGEQRIFIVEDDAKIASLLSDTLRKYHYQVETAKDFDRILEEFAAFDPHLILLDINLPSYDGYYWCRQLRQQTTCPILFISARSGEMDQVFALENGGDDFITKPFHYEIVLAKIRSHLRRAYGEYAPKQEERTVRAGRLVLYMERLELHCREAEIPLQKKESTILELLITAHPKVVTREQLLEELWDDQAFVDENTLNVNMARVRKKLTDYGIQSFIETVRGAGYRLILGREEQ
- a CDS encoding HAMP domain-containing histidine kinase — translated: MLRLFLREYAAFIVFQILLVGFILMLYWLDGFRNTDTAVYSFIISLLLLASFLGVRFAMRYRYYERLLSNPPNMEHALQREGRSPETVQTELYMQKLYRLYQYEVQSLYAGQTRHLQFINQWVHQMKTPLSVMHLLLQEPEELDKASIREEVDRLRAGLDTVLMNARLDTFEQDMQIEQASLRGMVSEMVTENKRLFISRRVYPEIDIEERYQVATDRKWMKFIIGQLLTNAVKYTFEENKKLYIRASCLEGTITLSVQDEGIGIPPSDLPRVTKAFFTGENGRLSGESTGMGLYLAQEVCNRLGHELEITSSPGEGTTVSIVFPYQEQNVGGST
- a CDS encoding ABC transporter ATP-binding protein yields the protein MTVVKIDEVTKVYEGKVTHRALNQLSFEVEKGEFLAVMGPSGSGKTTLLNLISTIDSLTSGTILINGINPHSLDKDELPLFRRRQLGFVFQDFNLLQMLTVEENLVLPLTLDGMPIKEMESRVQELAARLQLQPFLHKKPNEISGGEAQRTAIGRALIHRPALILADEPTGNLDSKASKDVLELLSGLSREEGTTIIMVTHDPIAASYCDRVLFIKDGEFFNEIYGDDRRQTFYQKILNVLSLLGGSVNDLSPTRLP
- a CDS encoding FtsX-like permease family protein; this encodes MTFRQLAFRNVFRNLRSYAAFLLASVFSVMVFFIYSMFIFHPLFEEEGFRVLAVRGMFIAEIVLYIFTLFFLFYSLSAFLQARTKEFGVLMHLGMSKKQLNKLVFFETMILGGLSTAAGIVFGFAFTKFFFMVGREIMQLEELPLYFSWKPFVLTIGAFASLFIIISLISVSFIRTKRVVDLLEGFWKTEEEAAYSPALSAFGLVLLGVAYFLAATVSDRTVYIMVFIVPPLATIGTYLFFTHSIHTFLQLYKKRRSIYWHKTRLVSLAEAAVKLKDSAQMFFIVTIVSTVAFLTVGTLASFTSYTAEFRQSNPLGLIYVSFEGNSLEEQQLDQLRRELKQQQLAYTLVPLEVKRQTSSASGNDVDIMSLSQFNRLAAALGHEPARLQTGEAMFVPFSQESLRELQKSYAETELVESGVELTIDRTYPQILFPAHTLNANTIIMNNEDFAEVDEPLTGYPQGTSDFRYYAFHVPDWTETVSIGENVRYPISEAMVSGNFAGLNYYFENPGYEYRWFKSSFALLLFIGLMVAAVFLLAAGSFIYFKLYTGLERDRRQYQLMVRLGMTERELGKIVNRQLVPLFFLPWALALLHSAFAFISLQVVWDEFAELSILSEMAIVLGGFTLMQILYFFLIRWRYIAHLKA